TCACGTACTTTAAAAACATTCATGCCGTAATAAGGCGGCTCATAATCTTCACGGGCAAACTGCACTTGGAAAATCATCAAGCTCAATTGATTGTTTTTACTTAACTGCGCGGTTTTTTCAACCTGCTCTAATGTTGCTGACATAGGGATCACCTTAAAGGGTTGCTAACTGATAAATGGATCAAATTTCAAAACAATCGCCGCATCAAGCGACTAAATTCTATTTTTATGTAAATTCATTCTAAAACAAATTATCCAATTCACAAACAGTTAAACCAAAACGCACAAGCGGCTGCATTGACAATTATTGATCATTCAATAACAGCTTGACCGGCTTAAAGGAAGTGCGATAACCCGGAATCAAGCCCAATTCTTGGATTTTCGCCAAATGTTGGGCGGTTGGATAACCTTTATGCTGATCAAAACCGTAGTCTGGATACTGCTGATGCAGATCCTTCATCTGCTGATCTCGATATACCTTGGCTAAAATGGAGGCCGCACTGATTTCAGCCACCTTATCATCGCCCTTGACCACCGATTGGCAGGGTTTCACGGCATCCGGACAGCGGTTACCGTCAACATAGATATGAGTTATCTCACAGCCTTGTTGTTGAAGCGCTTGCACCGCTCTTTGCATGGCAAGCATGCTCGCCTTAAGGATATTAAGAGCATCGATCTCCTCGGGGGTGGCAATCGAAACCGCATAAGCTACCGCCTGCTGTTTGATCAATTGTGCCAATTCATCTCGTTTTGTTTCAGAAAGTTTTTTCGAATCGCGTAAAGGCAAGACACAATTTTTAGGCAAAATCACTGCACTGGCGACCACATCTCCAATCAAAGGACCCCGCCCAACCTCATCGACACCGACCGTAGTCCCGGTAAGGCTATAAAATTCCGGAGCTGCGATATCATCGAACAAACTCTGCTGACTCATGATGACGTCCACTCTTGAATGGCATCGGCAGCAAGCTCGGAGGCATTTTGTTTGAGTTGCTGGTACTGCTCGGTAAAAGCGGTAATTTGCCGCTCGCGCAATTTAGTATCCGAAACCAGCTTAGCTAAATTGAGCGCAATCTTCTGAGCGGTGGCGTTCTCTTGTACCAACTCTTTGACCAACTCCTGTCCTGCGAGGATATTGGGTAAACCAATCCATTGTGTGGTGGCCAAGCGCTTCATAATCCAATATGAGATTGGATGCACCGCTATTGCCAGGACCAGAGGTTTTTTCATTAAAGCGCATTCCAACGTAGCCGTACCCGAGGTCACAATCGCTTGATCACAGGCCTCCAAAGCCAGCCTTGACTGACCGTCCAACAAAATCACTTTCAAGCCTTTAGCATACTCGGCAATCGCTTGCTCAACTCGCTCTTTAGCCTTTTGATGAACACAGGGAATAACAAACTGCATTTGCGGATAAATCGTCGATAATTGCTGGGCTGCCTGAATATAGACGTCCGCCATACGATTAATCTCGCTCATACGAGAGCCGGGTAGAATCGCCGTGAGCTGCGTATCGGCAGCTATGCCTAGCTGTTGCTTAGCCTGGTCAGTATTAGGTTTTTCTGGAAATTGATTGGCAATCGTATGACCGACAAATTTAACCGGAATCTGATAACGATGATAATACTCAGGCTCGAACGGAAACAATACCAATACACCGTCTACCGATTCTCGAACCTTATTCAAGCGCTTCTCGCGCCACGCCCAAACCGATGGGCCGACATAATGGATCGCTTTGATACCCTGATGCTTGAGGCTGCGTTCAACTTTAAAATTAAAATCCGGCGCATCGATACCAATAAAGACATCTGGCTTGAGTGCAAGCAGACGTGCAATTAATTGTCTACGAATCTTCAGCAGCTCAGGCAGATGCTTGAGCACTTCAAAAAACCCCATCACCGAAAGTGATTCCATTGGATACCAGGTTTGAAAACCTTGCGCGATCATTTTAGGACCGCCTATGCCGACAAACTCGGCATCGGGATAACGTTTTTTTAGACTAATGATTAAGTCCGCGCCCAAGGTGTCGCCAGAGGCTTCTCCGGCAACCATAGCAAAGACTTTTTTTGAGGTTGGATTATCTGACAATGCCACGTTCTGAGTTTTTCAAGAAGTGTAATAAAGAATCCAAGGTACCTTGCTCGTCATTCAGCAGATCGATCTCATGGATCGCCTGATCTAAGCGGTTGCCGGTGCGGTACAAGGCACGGTAAGACTTCTTAATGGAGTTTATCTGATTTTTATCATAACCACGGCGCTTCAAGCCTTCCAAGTTGATACCTCTCGGCCCCGCCAGATTACCCGATACGACAACGAAATTCGGCACATCTTGATTGATGACACTGCCCATGCCACAAAAACTATGTTCACCGATACGGCAGAACTGATGCACAAGCGTATAGCCACCCAAAATGGCCCAATCCTCAACAATCACATGACCGGCCAAAGCCGCGGCATTGGCAAAAATACAGTTATTACCGACAATGCAATCATGTGCGATATGTGCACCGGCCATTACCCAATTATTATTGCCTATCACGGTTTTACCGATATCCTGCACAGTACCGCGGTTAATGGTGACGTTTTCACGGAAAGTATTATTATCACCAATAAACACCTTGGTCGGCTCACAGGCATACTTTTTATCTTGCGGCGCGGCAATCGAAACAAACGGGAAGAAATGGTTGTTTTTACCGATGACGACATCACCATCAATAAAGACATGGGCATCTAACTGACAGCCGGAATCAATTTTTACCGCACCCTGAATGACACAAAACGGACCAATTTGCACATCATCCGCAATCTGCGCTAAGGGATCTATAATGGCACTGGAGTGAATCAAAACTTAAACCTTTCTTTCCGCACACATCAAGTCGGCTGAGGCGATGACTTTACCATCCACTTTAGTGGTACATTCAAAC
Above is a window of Thiomicrorhabdus sediminis DNA encoding:
- the rnhB gene encoding ribonuclease HII; this encodes MSQQSLFDDIAAPEFYSLTGTTVGVDEVGRGPLIGDVVASAVILPKNCVLPLRDSKKLSETKRDELAQLIKQQAVAYAVSIATPEEIDALNILKASMLAMQRAVQALQQQGCEITHIYVDGNRCPDAVKPCQSVVKGDDKVAEISAASILAKVYRDQQMKDLHQQYPDYGFDQHKGYPTAQHLAKIQELGLIPGYRTSFKPVKLLLNDQ
- the lpxB gene encoding lipid-A-disaccharide synthase; its protein translation is MALSDNPTSKKVFAMVAGEASGDTLGADLIISLKKRYPDAEFVGIGGPKMIAQGFQTWYPMESLSVMGFFEVLKHLPELLKIRRQLIARLLALKPDVFIGIDAPDFNFKVERSLKHQGIKAIHYVGPSVWAWREKRLNKVRESVDGVLVLFPFEPEYYHRYQIPVKFVGHTIANQFPEKPNTDQAKQQLGIAADTQLTAILPGSRMSEINRMADVYIQAAQQLSTIYPQMQFVIPCVHQKAKERVEQAIAEYAKGLKVILLDGQSRLALEACDQAIVTSGTATLECALMKKPLVLAIAVHPISYWIMKRLATTQWIGLPNILAGQELVKELVQENATAQKIALNLAKLVSDTKLRERQITAFTEQYQQLKQNASELAADAIQEWTSS
- the lpxA gene encoding acyl-ACP--UDP-N-acetylglucosamine O-acyltransferase produces the protein MIHSSAIIDPLAQIADDVQIGPFCVIQGAVKIDSGCQLDAHVFIDGDVVIGKNNHFFPFVSIAAPQDKKYACEPTKVFIGDNNTFRENVTINRGTVQDIGKTVIGNNNWVMAGAHIAHDCIVGNNCIFANAAALAGHVIVEDWAILGGYTLVHQFCRIGEHSFCGMGSVINQDVPNFVVVSGNLAGPRGINLEGLKRRGYDKNQINSIKKSYRALYRTGNRLDQAIHEIDLLNDEQGTLDSLLHFLKNSERGIVR